Genomic segment of Bacteroidota bacterium:
TGCTGGAAGCAGTTGGGAATACTCGGTATCTGGGGAGTGGTGGTATATATTATAGCCATAAAAGTTTTCAGGTGGGAATAAGCAAATCAAAAGTCAAATAATTCAAACAGGATCAATGAGGTTCATAAAATTAGGTTTGATAAGTATCGTAATAATATTCCTGTTGTTTACGGGGATGTCTTTATTTATACCATCGAATGTAAATATTTCAAGGGCAATTAATCTCGCAGTGAAACCTGATAGTGTACTGCCACTAATAAAAGATACAACTAAGTGGATCCAATGGTATCCTGGTTTTGATACATTACAATCGCAGGGTACTGCCATCTCGTTTCAACCTTCCGAAAATAATAAGGTAAATGTTGAGTTCAGGAAAGGTGATTCAAGGCCCATTATTTCAACCTGGCAGATCATTCCCTATGCAAATACTGACTCGATAACTGTTCAATGGTATATGCATTTTAAACTACGTTGGTACCCCTGGGAAAAATTTGGAAGCCTGCTTTATGACAGGGCTTATGGACAACATATGGAAAGGGGATTAAACAACCTGGCTTCTATAGTTTCAAAATAATTATCTCGTAAATAATACCAGTCATTCAAAGCCGGTTATTCAATAAGCCAATTAAAATTATTTTTTATTAATTTCAGCATATGCATCCGCACATTCAACGATTGTATGAAATAGCCGGTAAGCCAGAACGAAAGATCATCGGTTTGATGAGCGGTACTTCTGTTGACGGTCTTGATATTGCATTATGTAGTTTCACCGGCAGCGGGGCGGACACAAAAATTAAAGTGCTCCAATTTGAAACAGTTAATTACACTGATGATTTTAAAAGCGAGGTGAAAAGTATTTTTTCAAAAAAACAAGTTGATTTTGAAAAGCTTTGCCTGCTCAATCCCTGGATCGCATTACAACAAGCGAAGATGATCAATGATTGCCTTGCGAAATGGAGGATTAAAAATAATGAGGTTGATCTAATAGCAAGTCATGGGCAAACTGTTTACCATGCACCAAAGATCTTACATAAACAACAAAAATTTGGGAATGCAACACTGCAGATAGGAGATGGGGATCATTTTGCAGTGGCAACCGGCATCATTACATTAAGTGATTTCAGACAAAAGCATATTGCAGCCGGGGGAGAAGGTGCGCCATTGGCAGTGTACGGCGATTATTTTGTGTTCAGTAAAAAGGATGAAGATCGAATTATGCTGAATATGGGAGGCATTGCAAACTTTACTTTTCTAAGTGGTGACATGGATGCATCAAAAGTTTTTAGTACCGACACAGGTCCCGGAAATACAATTATGGATGTTTATATACAAAAACATTTTCCCGGAAAATACTTTGACGAAAATGCTGCAGTGGCATCTGGCGGTACTATTAATGAAAATTTATTGAAAGCCTTAATGCAAAATGATTTTTTTGAAAAACCTTTTCCAAAAACTACGGGACCTGAATTATTCAATCTTGCTTATCTCGAAAATGCGCAACAAAGATCCGGAACAGAAGATATTTCGCAGGCCGATTGTATGGCTACGCTGAATTGTTTTTCCGCCGATACAATTGTAGATGGAATTAAGAGATCTTTTTCGGGTAGTCACAACTTTGTCATTTATGCAAGTGGTGGTGGTATGCACAATGCTTTACTGATGCAGAATATCAGCCGGCAATTACCCGGAATAATAATAAAGACAACAGCTGACCTGGAAATTAATCCTGATGCAAAAGAGGCAGTACTGTTCGCAATTCTTGCAAATGAATGTGTAAGCGGCGGCAGTTATAACTTTAATAGTGAAAAAGCAGGGATTCCTTCCGTCACAATGGGGAAGCTAAGTTTCCCGGACTGATGTTACCACTTGTCAAAAAAAATGGATTCACAAACACGGGAAGATT
This window contains:
- a CDS encoding anhydro-N-acetylmuramic acid kinase — encoded protein: MHPHIQRLYEIAGKPERKIIGLMSGTSVDGLDIALCSFTGSGADTKIKVLQFETVNYTDDFKSEVKSIFSKKQVDFEKLCLLNPWIALQQAKMINDCLAKWRIKNNEVDLIASHGQTVYHAPKILHKQQKFGNATLQIGDGDHFAVATGIITLSDFRQKHIAAGGEGAPLAVYGDYFVFSKKDEDRIMLNMGGIANFTFLSGDMDASKVFSTDTGPGNTIMDVYIQKHFPGKYFDENAAVASGGTINENLLKALMQNDFFEKPFPKTTGPELFNLAYLENAQQRSGTEDISQADCMATLNCFSADTIVDGIKRSFSGSHNFVIYASGGGMHNALLMQNISRQLPGIIIKTTADLEINPDAKEAVLFAILANECVSGGSYNFNSEKAGIPSVTMGKLSFPD